A single Dunckerocampus dactyliophorus isolate RoL2022-P2 chromosome 2, RoL_Ddac_1.1, whole genome shotgun sequence DNA region contains:
- the zgc:153615 gene encoding schwannomin-interacting protein 1 isoform X3, whose product MVHQEKHVYQAQRNERESIRQKLALGSFYDDEPVIFTSCSKNDSSSRLQNLQVCFVNDSSSDKDSDAEDSRTETSLDTPLSPVSKQSSSLSDRDTAEEDSDPLDDCGGFWRVQRRLQEEARVALALARPMAKMQVEVERQIQLHRRSPVADLLPHLPHISEGLLKRNLRRGDMRDMSLGQLQVITNDLHSQIQSLNEELVQLLLMRDEQHVEQDAMLVDIEDLTRHAHSHQRHQAEKANAK is encoded by the exons gCCCAGAGGAATGAGAGAGAGTCAATCAGGCAGAAACTTGCTCTCGGCAGTTTCTATGACGACGAGCCAGTCATCTTCACCAGCTGCAGCAAAAACGATTCGTCCTCTCG TTTGCAAAacctgcaggtgtgttttgtcaaCGACAGCAGCAGCGACAAAGACAGCGATGCGGAGGACAGCAGGACAGAAACCAGTCTGGATACACCCTTGTCACCTGTG AGCAAGCAGAGCTCGTCGTTATCTGATCGAGACACGGCAGAGGAGGACTCGGATCCGTTAGATGACTGCGGCGGGTTCTGGCGGGTGCAGCGGAGGCTCCAGGAGGAGGCCCGGGTGGCGCTGGCTCTGGCAAGACCCATGGCCAAGATGCAGGTGGAGGTGGAAAGACAAATCCAGTTGCACAGACGCTCACCTGTGGCCGATCTG CTTCCCCACCTGCCTCACATCAGCGAAGGCTTGTTGAAGAGGAACCTGAGGCGAGGGGACATGAGGGATATGAGTCTTGGGCAACTTCAAGTCATCACAAATGACTTGCACTCGCAGATCCAGA GTCTAAATGAGGAGCTGGTGCAGCTACTGCTGATGAGGGATGAGCAACATGTAGAGCAGGATGCCATGCTGGTGGACATCGAAGACCTCACCAG ACATGCTCACAGCCACCAGCGGCACCAGGCAGAGAAAGCCAACGCTAAATAA